A window of the Ammoniphilus oxalaticus genome harbors these coding sequences:
- a CDS encoding ABC transporter ATP-binding protein, which translates to MSEITLSVNNLRKSIGKKEIIRGISFELMKGEVFGFLGPNGAGKTTTIRMLVGLIRPTSGQIQICGFDLKRDFVKAMGRIGCIVENPELYPYISGIENLRHFARMIPGLPRSRPEEMIELVGLQNRSDDLVKTYSLGMKQRLGIAQALLGRPSVLILDEPTNGLDPAGIREMRQFIQDLAKREGLTVLVSTHLLSEAQALCDRIAIMAKGELIHVGTADSLLAEQQKIVWRLQPIETGFAMLSEWTEAKRDGEFVVTAYEEQHVSLWNQRLVAAGVEVLEMSRKLPSLEDLFLELTEEGGTAIE; encoded by the coding sequence ATGAGTGAAATCACGTTGTCTGTAAATAATTTGCGCAAATCGATTGGTAAAAAGGAAATTATTAGAGGTATTAGTTTTGAGTTAATGAAGGGAGAAGTGTTTGGTTTTCTTGGACCGAATGGAGCAGGAAAGACAACAACCATCCGAATGCTTGTTGGTCTAATTCGACCCACTTCAGGTCAGATTCAAATTTGCGGTTTCGATCTGAAGCGCGATTTTGTCAAGGCGATGGGTCGGATTGGCTGCATCGTAGAAAATCCTGAACTTTATCCATATATTTCAGGAATCGAAAATCTACGTCATTTCGCGCGCATGATTCCTGGTTTGCCACGTTCACGTCCAGAAGAAATGATCGAATTAGTCGGATTGCAAAATCGCAGCGATGATTTAGTTAAGACATACTCGCTCGGCATGAAGCAACGATTAGGCATTGCTCAAGCATTACTTGGTCGACCAAGTGTTTTAATTTTAGATGAACCGACAAATGGGCTCGATCCTGCCGGGATCCGAGAAATGAGACAATTTATTCAAGATCTTGCGAAACGGGAAGGCTTGACCGTGCTTGTCTCTACCCATCTTTTATCTGAGGCGCAGGCGTTGTGTGACCGTATTGCGATTATGGCTAAGGGCGAACTCATTCATGTCGGGACCGCCGATTCGTTGTTAGCCGAACAACAAAAAATAGTCTGGCGTTTGCAGCCGATAGAAACAGGATTTGCGATGTTAAGCGAGTGGACAGAGGCAAAGCGAGATGGAGAATTCGTGGTCACGGCTTATGAGGAACAACACGTCTCACTTTGGAATCAACGACTTGTCGCTGCTGGGGTAGAGGTGCTGGAAATGAGCAGAAAACTCCCTTCTCTCGAAGATTTATTTTTAGAGTTGACGGAAGAAGGGGGAACCGCGATTGAATAA
- a CDS encoding ABC transporter permease, translated as MNNLVYNEMVKLLGKKRLLAVLLMIAILIPLFTYAQFKTAQTIEEKLGTTDWRASLQQQIIDAQNRLSSSRLSDEWREALQIRLAQQQYYLEHNINPSTPGAPTFIRLFLENSISLMLPLFVMVVTVDLISSEYSGGTIKLLLTRPVQRWKVLLSKVFVMILSISLILLAIVCLAYVISGLVFGYGGWNMPLLTGFVAEGADLNTSQVHLIPQWRYILMVLGLAWFVCLVVGSLSFMLSVLVKSAATGMGIMLAALISGVILRNMVSSWESAKYLFMVNLELTGYLSGSPPPIQGMTLGFSLSVLAAWGTLATFVSFWVFTQRDVY; from the coding sequence TTGAATAACTTGGTTTATAACGAAATGGTCAAATTGTTAGGTAAAAAGCGATTGTTGGCCGTTCTATTGATGATCGCTATTTTAATTCCTTTGTTCACCTATGCCCAGTTTAAAACGGCGCAAACGATTGAGGAAAAACTAGGGACAACCGATTGGCGGGCCTCGCTGCAACAACAAATTATTGATGCTCAAAATCGATTAAGCAGTAGCAGGCTATCCGATGAATGGAGAGAAGCGCTGCAAATTCGGCTTGCCCAACAACAATATTACTTAGAACACAATATTAACCCGTCAACCCCGGGGGCGCCGACTTTCATTCGTCTATTTCTAGAAAACTCGATTAGTTTGATGCTTCCTTTGTTCGTTATGGTCGTTACGGTAGATCTAATCTCCTCTGAATATAGCGGTGGGACGATCAAACTTTTACTGACGAGACCTGTTCAACGTTGGAAAGTGCTATTGAGCAAAGTTTTCGTTATGATCCTCTCGATCTCATTAATCTTGTTGGCGATTGTCTGTTTAGCCTACGTAATCTCTGGGCTGGTGTTTGGTTATGGGGGATGGAACATGCCGTTGTTGACTGGCTTTGTTGCGGAAGGAGCAGATTTGAATACGAGTCAAGTACATCTGATTCCGCAGTGGCGCTACATTCTCATGGTTCTCGGTTTAGCTTGGTTTGTTTGCCTCGTCGTAGGCTCTCTGTCGTTTATGCTGTCTGTGCTAGTAAAAAGCGCGGCGACAGGAATGGGTATCATGCTCGCCGCGTTGATCTCGGGGGTGATTTTACGGAACATGGTTTCATCTTGGGAATCAGCCAAATACTTGTTTATGGTTAACTTGGAGTTGACCGGCTATTTGAGCGGTTCGCCGCCACCGATACAGGGCATGACACTCGGCTTTTCGTTATCCGTGTTAGCGGCATGGGGAACCCTCGCAACCTTTGTTTCGTTTTGGGTGTTTACGCAACGAGATGTTTATTAA
- a CDS encoding aliphatic sulfonate ABC transporter substrate-binding protein: MKRWKLGLLAGVLFSGLALAGCGSDGGGQPSEDGDAETKKITMGYFPNLDHAPAIVGLKKDIFAKHLDGVEIKTEPFPDGNNFMDALNSGNLDIGYVGPGPAISRFMAGNDVVILASAANGATLIVAREGSGIEQVADLSGKSFCTPGIGCTHDVQLEKMMLDIGLTTNRIGGDVIHQKQPPATVEALFESEQMDAAALPEPWGTYLVETANASIIVEWDEVAWGETLPSVVLVSSKAFVEKNPELVKNFLKAHTEAIKFVNENRDDSITAINDTLYELTQKRLPESVLTKSWERMKFTSEVHSEALQEWADASYDLKFIQEPPKLDGLVDTTLIEEISK, translated from the coding sequence ATGAAGAGATGGAAATTAGGATTATTGGCAGGAGTTTTATTTAGCGGGCTTGCCTTGGCCGGTTGCGGAAGCGACGGCGGCGGACAACCTTCAGAAGACGGAGATGCTGAGACGAAAAAAATTACAATGGGGTATTTCCCTAACCTTGACCACGCCCCCGCGATTGTAGGTTTAAAGAAAGATATCTTTGCTAAACATTTAGATGGAGTCGAGATTAAAACAGAACCATTTCCAGACGGAAATAACTTTATGGACGCTTTAAACAGTGGAAATCTAGACATTGGATATGTCGGTCCTGGTCCCGCTATTAGTCGTTTCATGGCAGGTAATGACGTTGTCATCCTTGCCTCCGCGGCTAATGGGGCAACACTGATCGTCGCTCGCGAGGGATCAGGAATCGAACAAGTAGCGGACCTTAGCGGCAAATCGTTCTGCACACCTGGAATTGGTTGCACACACGACGTCCAATTAGAAAAAATGATGCTTGATATCGGCCTAACAACCAATCGAATTGGCGGCGATGTTATCCACCAAAAACAACCACCCGCTACCGTCGAAGCTCTATTTGAATCGGAGCAAATGGACGCCGCTGCTTTGCCTGAACCATGGGGAACATATCTTGTAGAAACTGCAAACGCATCGATCATCGTTGAGTGGGATGAGGTTGCCTGGGGCGAAACACTGCCGAGCGTTGTATTAGTTAGTTCCAAGGCGTTTGTCGAGAAAAACCCTGAACTAGTGAAAAACTTTTTAAAAGCCCATACGGAGGCAATCAAATTTGTTAACGAAAATAGAGATGATTCAATTACCGCGATTAACGACACACTCTACGAATTAACGCAAAAAAGATTGCCAGAGTCAGTATTAACGAAATCATGGGAGCGCATGAAGTTTACTTCCGAAGTTCACAGCGAAGCTTTACAAGAATGGGCAGACGCGTCCTATGATCTTAAATTTATCCAAGAGCCGCCAAAGTTGGACGGACTCGTAGACACGACACTCATCGAGGAAATTTCTAAATAA
- a CDS encoding ABC transporter permease gives MNTALKRFIFFGSLLVLWEVIFQLNIWPKTMFPGPVGVANALVIGFTEGTLIFATLNSLKRLFIGLLFAVILGTLIGVLLAKYKTADETLGSLVTALQTIPSIVWLPLALTWFKFSEGAIIFVVILGGMWPMIMNMRMGFKNVEPILIKAAKTMGSSGFDLFRRVMIPASIPYAITGLRLSWAFSWRALMAGELIGPGPGLGYTLMFSRDLGNMNLVVALMVVIAVIGSIIDNLVFQPTEKKVLTRWGLEKAA, from the coding sequence ATGAATACAGCGCTTAAACGATTTATCTTCTTTGGCTCACTGCTTGTTTTATGGGAGGTCATCTTTCAATTAAATATTTGGCCAAAAACGATGTTCCCCGGTCCTGTCGGCGTAGCAAACGCGCTTGTCATCGGGTTTACGGAAGGAACATTAATCTTTGCGACACTAAACAGTTTAAAAAGATTGTTTATCGGTTTGCTGTTCGCCGTCATTTTAGGAACATTGATTGGAGTCTTGCTTGCAAAATATAAAACGGCAGACGAGACGCTTGGTTCATTAGTTACAGCCTTACAGACAATCCCAAGTATCGTCTGGCTTCCGTTAGCGTTAACTTGGTTTAAATTTTCAGAAGGGGCAATTATCTTTGTTGTCATTCTAGGTGGCATGTGGCCAATGATTATGAACATGCGAATGGGCTTTAAAAACGTGGAGCCTATTCTCATTAAGGCCGCAAAAACGATGGGCTCTTCCGGGTTCGATTTGTTTCGTAGGGTGATGATTCCCGCTTCGATCCCGTATGCGATCACAGGGTTACGCTTATCTTGGGCGTTTTCCTGGCGGGCGTTAATGGCGGGAGAATTGATCGGTCCCGGACCAGGACTCGGCTACACGCTGATGTTTAGTCGTGACCTAGGCAATATGAATCTGGTTGTGGCCTTGATGGTCGTCATTGCTGTCATCGGCTCGATTATAGACAATCTTGTTTTTCAACCAACCGAGAAAAAAGTGCTCACCCGTTGGGGTTTAGAAAAAGCGGCATAA
- a CDS encoding ABC transporter ATP-binding protein: MFLSVDGVTKSFPQKGKDAYTVFENLQFEVNEGEFVSILGPSGCGKSTLLHIIGGLDAPTHGHARMNGQPITEPGPDRGFVFQEAALMPWLTVLENVMFGLKSLNKAEARQIAIDHLKLVHLSRFANAYPHELSGGMRQRVSIARALAIDPKVLLMDEPFGALDEQTRMMMHKELQDIWMKTKKTILFITHNIRESILLSDRILLMGTRPGRIIKQFDVRIARPRPANHPEFIQLEADIMQHLEGEITKVMKEELGYEYSA, translated from the coding sequence ATGTTTTTATCTGTTGATGGAGTAACCAAGTCTTTTCCGCAAAAGGGAAAAGATGCTTATACTGTATTTGAAAATTTACAATTTGAAGTAAACGAGGGGGAATTCGTTTCTATCCTAGGACCATCTGGATGCGGGAAATCGACCCTCCTACACATTATCGGCGGACTCGACGCTCCGACACATGGTCACGCGCGAATGAATGGGCAGCCGATCACCGAACCAGGTCCTGATCGCGGCTTTGTTTTTCAAGAAGCCGCCCTAATGCCATGGTTGACCGTCCTCGAAAATGTCATGTTTGGCTTAAAAAGCTTAAACAAAGCGGAAGCCCGCCAGATTGCGATAGACCACTTGAAGTTGGTTCACTTAAGTCGCTTTGCTAACGCTTATCCGCATGAACTTTCGGGCGGAATGAGACAACGTGTCTCGATTGCGAGGGCATTGGCCATTGATCCCAAAGTATTGCTAATGGATGAACCATTCGGCGCGCTAGACGAGCAAACGCGAATGATGATGCATAAAGAATTGCAAGATATTTGGATGAAGACGAAAAAAACGATCTTATTTATTACTCATAATATTCGCGAATCCATTTTACTGTCAGACCGTATCTTGCTAATGGGCACAAGACCTGGTCGCATCATAAAACAATTTGACGTTCGAATCGCCCGCCCTAGGCCTGCAAATCATCCTGAATTTATCCAATTGGAGGCCGACATCATGCAACATCTAGAAGGGGAAATCACAAAAGTGATGAAAGAGGAGTTGGGCTATGAATACAGCGCTTAA
- a CDS encoding Rqc2 family fibronectin-binding protein has protein sequence MAFDGLVTRAVVEECHAALASGRISRIYQPSDTDIVLQIRANGKNKRLLLSANLTFPRIHLTTEEFTNPLEPPMFCMLLRKHCDGAIIESFEQPGLERVIHMNLRARDELGDWKQRKIIIEIMGRHSNIILLDVERNMILDGIHHVTPGMSSHRVVLPGRPYIEPPEQGKLNPLTSSKEDFIRSFDYNAGRLDRQIVDRFSGISPLVSREIIHRAGVSSRDSLWKAFEQLINQAKHHEYHPEIVLTKNRTSFSITRLSHLGESDIQSFESISECLEAFFAGRAERDSVRQKAADLFRFVSNELDKNRKKMVKLEDTRKQADEADRYRLYGELLTAHMHELKPGDKTANVINYYEEDTPPLTIPLDSLQTPAENAQAYFKRYNKAKNSIQAVEHQMNLAEQEIEYFDSIAQQLENASLDDIEEIREELMEGGYLRSRGRKQSRRKKPAKPTLEKYISSDGIEILVGKNNRQNDYLTNRLARSTDTWLHTKDLPGSHVVIRADEFSEQTLLEAATLAAYFSKARGSTQIPVDYTFVRHVRKPSGAKPGYVIYDNQKTIYVTGEATLTPERNSK, from the coding sequence ATGGCTTTTGACGGACTCGTTACTCGGGCTGTTGTAGAGGAATGTCATGCTGCATTAGCATCAGGAAGGATCTCAAGGATCTACCAGCCATCGGATACAGACATTGTCTTGCAAATACGAGCCAATGGAAAAAATAAACGTCTACTTCTTTCCGCTAATCTCACTTTTCCGCGGATCCACCTCACAACGGAGGAATTCACCAATCCTTTAGAGCCACCGATGTTTTGCATGTTATTGCGCAAGCATTGTGATGGAGCGATCATCGAAAGCTTCGAACAGCCTGGCCTTGAAAGAGTTATTCACATGAACCTGCGAGCGCGGGATGAACTCGGGGATTGGAAACAACGCAAAATCATTATCGAAATCATGGGCAGGCACAGCAATATTATTTTATTGGATGTAGAAAGAAATATGATCCTTGACGGAATCCATCATGTTACGCCTGGGATGAGTTCACATCGCGTTGTACTGCCAGGTCGTCCTTATATCGAGCCGCCCGAACAAGGAAAATTAAATCCTTTAACCAGTTCAAAGGAAGATTTTATCCGATCCTTTGACTATAACGCTGGCCGATTGGACAGACAAATTGTTGATCGATTTTCAGGGATCAGCCCGCTCGTTTCCCGTGAAATTATTCATCGGGCCGGGGTTTCTAGTCGAGATTCGCTTTGGAAAGCATTTGAACAGCTCATCAATCAAGCAAAACACCATGAATATCACCCGGAAATTGTTTTGACAAAAAATCGAACCTCTTTTTCCATCACCCGTCTGTCACACCTTGGAGAAAGTGACATTCAATCATTCGAATCCATCTCGGAATGTTTAGAAGCCTTTTTCGCTGGTCGAGCTGAACGGGATTCCGTTCGCCAAAAAGCCGCGGATTTATTCCGTTTTGTAAGTAATGAATTAGATAAAAATCGGAAAAAGATGGTGAAATTAGAAGATACGAGGAAGCAGGCGGATGAAGCGGATCGCTACCGACTATACGGAGAGCTGCTAACCGCCCATATGCATGAGTTGAAGCCAGGCGACAAAACAGCAAACGTCATCAATTATTATGAAGAGGATACTCCTCCACTTACGATTCCGCTGGACTCGTTACAAACGCCAGCTGAAAATGCGCAAGCTTACTTCAAACGTTACAATAAGGCAAAAAATAGTATTCAAGCGGTTGAACACCAAATGAACTTAGCTGAACAAGAAATTGAATACTTTGACAGTATTGCTCAACAATTAGAGAATGCGTCTCTGGATGATATTGAGGAAATTCGGGAGGAATTGATGGAGGGCGGTTACTTACGCTCACGCGGAAGAAAACAGTCCCGCCGAAAAAAACCAGCAAAACCTACTTTAGAAAAATATATTTCCTCAGACGGCATTGAAATTCTCGTCGGTAAAAACAATCGACAAAACGACTACTTAACGAATCGATTGGCCCGCTCAACAGATACGTGGCTACATACGAAAGATCTACCGGGTTCTCACGTGGTCATTCGAGCGGACGAATTTTCTGAACAAACGTTGTTGGAAGCCGCTACGCTTGCCGCCTACTTTAGTAAGGCCCGTGGTTCTACCCAAATCCCAGTTGATTATACTTTCGTTAGGCATGTGCGAAAACCGAGCGGCGCCAAACCCGGTTATGTCATCTATGACAATCAAAAAACAATTTATGTCACGGGAGAGGCGACACTAACGCCTGAACGAAATTCAAAATAA